The DNA sequence gtggtgcagtgacagtgtctctgtctctggactaggagacccaggttcaagttccacccaCTCCAGAGATATGTCATATCTTTTAATGAATCTGTTCAGCGATGTTACCAACTGTAATCTGCAGAGATGATCCTTAACCCTTTAAAAGGTAGATTCGTGAAAGCTGAAGACGGGAACATGTCTGACCAATAACTTTATTTATATTGTTTCAAAATATTATGCAGAGAAGgtagttagatgggcttcagattggtttcataggtcagcgcaacatcgaagggcctgtactgcgctgtaatgttccatgctCGAGAACAGCATACAGATGTGAGATGTAAGGCCCTCTCTCCGAAGCCTGCCCCAAGATGCTAAGACTGGGTTTGTTAATACTGGAGGCTATCAATAGAATGAGATGGTTTTCTATCATTTCTGCAGTCTGTTAATAAACCTCCAATATTCAATATGTTCTGCACTTACGAACAGCAAGTACTGTTCACATGTATTTTGCTTCAGGGCATTTCCTCACTGAGTACAAACTCAAAATGTGCTTTGTATATTAATATGGTGCCCTCAGCAGTGAATGAGAAATGACTGGGGATAGCATCAGTTAAAATCTAGAAACATCCTGAGCAAAGAACTCCTGGGAACGTGAGCCGTAAATAACCAAATCATTCAGAATACCACTCCTTGAAGGAAGTTCCTGAGTTTGCCTAGTCTCCGTTTTGTTAATCTGCTATTTTAAAAATAGACAATGTCTGCTTAAAATCTTGCTGTGTTTAACTTCATTGATATTGTATAACCATCATGTCACCAAGCAAATTGTTGAACGTGCAGACAAACAGAGCCTTATTCTTGCTACTACTGTTTAATACTCTAAAGTTCCAACGCTCTCCATTGTTATAACAACCTACCTCCCTTCCTTGAATTACAAATTTGATCTGGAGTGTTATTGTGACCAAAATGGTTTGCATGTTTAAATCCGTTTTTCTTCTATTTGTTGCAATTGACTGTCCTTTCGAtatggtttttaaaaaaacagtgtAAAAAGGAATCTGTTCACTTCCAATCTGTGCCTCAGGTTGATGCCAGGAATATTGATGGGAGCACCCCACTTTGTGATGCCTGTGCTGCTGGGAGCATTGAATGTGTGAAGTTATTACTGAGCCACGGAGCAAGTGTGAACCCCATGCTGTTTGCAGCATCACCACTGCATGAGGCTTGTATGATCGGTAAGGTCAAAGAGTTGCAAATTGCAGACCTTTTTTTTGCTTAATCAGGAACTCAAATGTATTTCATGCAATGGAGACACTTTGTACCTGTCAGTAGCAACAACAATGGTTTGCATTTATGTAGTATCTTTGACGCACCAGAATTGGAATTTGCTGCTGCTGATGTCATTGCCTCACTTGCTACCCAGTTAGTCACCCCTCCCCTCCTTTTCCATGCtgccccctacccccaccccacactcagTTAGTACCTCTTCCCTTTGCACATCTCTCACCCACTCCTTCCCCATCCAACAGGCCAGGCCACCcatcccttccccccccaacatCCAGCTTGTCATTTCTCCCTCCGAACACCTCTCCTACCCTctcctcaccacccccacccccccaaacccagCTTTCCCCTCCACCCGCACTGCAACCCCCACATCGGGCTTGACCCTCCTCCCCCGGCCCCCTTTCCCCCGCCCACACCGAGTACATCCCTCCTCCCTCTGCCCCATACCCATACCCAGTCCGTTCCTTCTTCCCTCcccatccacacccccccccccccccaactcgtCTTGCTCACTATTTCTCACTCTCAATATTCCTCCATCATCATCCCTTACTGGCACACCTCCACCTCAAcgccctccccccccgcccccccccccagcaaAGACAGTACCTTGGGGAGCAGGGCAGTGAGGGTAGAAGTATGTAAGGCAGTGAGGGTAGAGAGTAACGAGGGTGGACAAGAAGGGCCGCAGATAGGAAGTGAGCAGAACGCCAAATGAGATGGTACATGTGGCAGTGGGAGGTCAGGACAGCACTCGCACACATTGAGGACAATGTTCCTTCCTGTAGGCAGCTGTATCGCTGGCAGTGCTAGTCATTGACATTGTGGCTGCAAGGGTGGTAAGTGCATCCCATGTGGCAGCAAATGCAGCGTCAATGTCACAAAGTGCTAAATGGTGTCAGACAACATTTGACCACCGAGTCGGAGATGAGACAGATTAATGAAAGCTTTCTCAAAGACATAAATTTTAAGGGGCTTATTCCTGGAGGAGAGAGAGGTAACGGCACAGAGGGTTACAGAGGGAATTTCGGGATTACTTCACAGCAGCAATGGAGTGATTTAAAGTGGGAATGGGGAAGTGGCCAGTATTGAAGGAACACAATTAGAGGTGATTATGGAAGAATGGGATGACGTTAGAAACAGCTGACACTATCTCCTGTTTTTATGACAATGACTCCTTGTTCAAAACCATCATTATGCTGTGATCATTCAGCACTTTCCTGGCTCTGTCCAAAATATGGTATAAATTTGGCAGTTCCACCAATAGCGTGGCACCTCATCTTCCCTGAAATttctttttacattttttttcatgGGTTGTCTGATTGTGCCTTTAAAAATTGTGTGTCATTGGAAATTGTTGAAGCTAAATGTCATCTTCCTCATTAGCACAACGGGAGGGTCTCTGCTGATTGTGTTCTGTACTGGGGCGTTGTTGGAGGCTGATGAGTGCACTGGATGTCAGTGGGAGAGGCAGCACCACAATATAATCGCTCTCACTGATGATACTCCGTGACGCGAGTTACTGACctctgagacagacagtgtcagCAGCGCGGAGTAGCAATCATATAAGACTGTCTGATACAGAGAGGGGCCAGTTTCGACAGAAGTCCACCCTGAACAAATGCAATTGTGCTATCAGCTGTAGAAAGGACAATGGAGGTTGGGGTGGAGGAGACCTAAAAGACTATTTTGTTTTTGATTCCTACAGCCTCTTTGTTTTCCTTTTCAGGAAGTGTAGAGTGCATGAAACTGCTCATCGATGTCGGAGCAAACCTGGAGTCTTACGACTGCCACTTTGGGACCCCGTTACATGTGGCTTGTGCAAGACCACATGTGGACTGCGCAAAGCTGCTGCTCAATGCAGGTGCGTATTTTTCTGTGAGCCCTGATGGAGGTGGTTCCCATGAACATGTTGGAAATTTAGAGATTCCTTGGAGGTTAATTTTGGTGCCGCTTAAGATGTCGCGCATGCTTCCCATTTCCGCATACCATGTGTCTCTCATTCCTGATTTGGGcccggttagctcagttggctggaaggCTAGTTTTGCggtgcagagtgacaccaacagcgtGGGTCTGATTCCCAcactgaggtcaccatgaaggactctcctcctcaacctctcccctcaccttgaTGTGTAGTCACCTTTTGggattaaaccaccaccagttgtatGTGTCTCTAATGAAAACGCAACCTTATAGTCCCCTGGGCTTTATCTATGTAACTTCTGGCTGGTGGTAGAGCAGGTTGGACATGAAAGGGCCTCCTTCCCTGTTCTGTCACGGGGAACTATTGGAATTGCAAATTCTGGAAAGCAGTCCTTCCCTCAAAGCAAATTGAATCTCTCTGTTCTGAGCACTGTGTCCTTCATGATCTGTCTCTTTGATAGTCCAGTTGCGTTGATTCTAATATTATGGAATATGCGAAACCGCTTTCGGCCAGTTGACAGCCAGAGGATGCCCAATTCAAACGCAGGcttgtcatagtcatagagtcatagagatgtacagcatggaaacagacccttcggtccaacccgtccatgccgaccagatatcccaacccaatctagtcccacctgccagcgcccggcccatatccctccattggCCTTCTGTTTCCGAATGTGGTTGTTCTGTTTCAGGAGCGAATGTGAATAGTGCTAAACTCCACGAAACTGCACTTCACCTCGCTGCCAAGTCCAAGAATGTGGATTTGATCAAAGTGCTCATTGACTATGGAGCGAATGTTTATGCACAGGACAACCGAGGGAGGCTGCCTTTGGACTATACGCAATCTGGATCACCTTCCTCAGCGTGTCTGGAGTACTACCAGAGTAAGAATATTTATTCAAAGAAACGATGTGCCATGGATTTTGAAAGTGATGACTGAATACACTGCTCAGTGTAGACCCAGTCTCTCAGATCTGGGAAGATCCCAAGAACTGACTTGGgctgggagtttttttttaaatcctttcATTGATATTGGACattttatattcattcatgggatgtgggtgtcatcgCCCGGGGTACCATTTACTAACCATCTCGAATTGCCCTGAGGTCAgtttgagtcaaccacattgctgtgagtctggagtcacatgtaggccagaccaggtaaggatggcagtttccttccctaaaggacttcagtgaaccagatgggtttgaaAGACATTTGATAATTTAATGGTCATTGTCAGCTTTCAATTCCACACTCACTATTTGAATTGAAATCCCACTAGATGCCATAGTGGATTTGAACTCCTGTCCCGGTGACATAGTCTGGGTGTCTCGTTGCTAATCAAATGGCATGACCAGTCCTCACCCTCTAAAGCCtgcgtggggtttgcacattctccccatgttggtGTGGGTTTCTactgggtgctgcagtttcctcccatggtccaaagtcGTGTAGGTTAGACGGATTGGCCTTAATTATTCATCATGTCCAGTGATGTGTAGGATTGGGTAAGGGGCTAGGTTTGGGTGTGATGCTctccagagggttggtgcagacctgATTGGCAGAATAGTCTCTtccgcactgtaggaattctatgattctaattcaAATCAGCTACCCACTAGCCCCATTCTGGCATAATCTTAAAAGACTGATGTAGAAGTTGGGGGCAAACCAGCTGTCAGCCAATATGTCACCGGCCTTCTGATCCACCCCCTTCCAA is a window from the Chiloscyllium punctatum isolate Juve2018m chromosome 44, sChiPun1.3, whole genome shotgun sequence genome containing:
- the LOC140466991 gene encoding ankyrin repeat and SOCS box protein 13-like isoform X1, whose translation is MESGRVVQRGMGDISFWAERTPVHEAVKEGEILKLKQLIENGACVNLVTVDSITPLHEASLRGQIQCVQMLLAAGAQVDARNIDGSTPLCDACAAGSIECVKLLLSHGASVNPMLFAASPLHEACMIGSVECMKLLIDVGANLESYDCHFGTPLHVACARPHVDCAKLLLNAGANVNSAKLHETALHLAAKSKNVDLIKVLIDYGANVYAQDNRGRLPLDYTQSGSPSSACLEYYQRMPLSLSHHCRMVLRKALGPQRLHVIHQLNIAPRLINYLCYD